One Diospyros lotus cultivar Yz01 chromosome 1, ASM1463336v1, whole genome shotgun sequence genomic window carries:
- the LOC127812275 gene encoding calcium-dependent protein kinase 34-like, with product MPAYLFPGKLSEPKEKKIVEVQWEDSVNWFQRQSSPSILGPCPPKSYQYQFFLHLAPLEPWIFVLDLSFSAPKSPRPIVFSFYSFSFLWPFGPPPTFHNPSSSCFHHFLSLAPSPMGNCCSRRNQNDDPLSDDNKKDGPQFDESNAGPSPHNSTAPAKPSSGGPPSASPNQSTKPSKPSPLGHVLGRPMEDIRSTYTIGKELGRGQFGVTHLCTHKASGEQFACKTIAKRKLVNKEDIEDVRREVQIMHHLTGQPNIVELKGAYEDKHSVHLVMELCAGGELFDRIIARGHYTERAAASLLRTIVQIVHTCHSMGVIHRDLKPENFLLLNKEENSPLKATDFGLSVFYKQGEQFKDIVGSAYYIAPEVLKRKYGPEVDIWSVGVMLYILLCGVPPFWAESEHGIFNAILRGHVDFTSDPWPSISPGAKDLVRKMLNSDPKQRLTAFQVLNHPWIKEDGEAPDTPLDNAVLGRLKQFRAMNKFKKVALRVIAGCLSEEEIMGLKQMFKGIDTDNSGTITLEELKHGLAQQGTKLSEYEVKQLMEAADADGNGTIDYDEFITATMHLNRMDREEHLYTAFQYFDKDNSGYITIEELEQALREFGMNDGRDIKDIISEVDSDNDGRINYDEFVAMMKKGDPEAAQNPKKRRDISFDPAGL from the exons ATGCCAGCCTATTTGTTTCCCGGGAAACTCTCGgaaccaaaagaaaagaaaatagtcgAGGTGCAGTGGGAAGACTCTGTCAACTGGTTTCAAAGGCAATCCTCACCATCAATCCTTGGCCCTTGTCCCCCCAAATCCTACCAGTATCAGTTTTTCCTCCACCTCGCCCCTCTAGAACCATGGATTTTTGTCCTTGACCTCTCATTCTCGGCCCCAAAAAGCCCCCGCCCCattgttttttccttttattccttttcttttctctggCCTTTCGGGCCACCCCCAACATTTCATaatccttcttcttcctgcttCCATCACTTTCTCTCGCTCGCTCCCTCTCCAATGGGGAACTGTTGCTCTCGTCGCAACCAGAATGATGATCCCCTGAGCGACGACAACAAGAAGGACGGACCTCAATTCGACGAAAGCAATGCCGGCCCCTCCCCCCACAACTCCACTGCCCCGGCCAAGCCCTCCTCCGGTGGCCCTCCCTCGGCCTCTCCCAATCAGTCCACCAAGCCCTCCAAGCCTAGCCCTTTAGGCCACGTTTTAGGCCGGCCAATGGAGGACATTCGATCCACCTACACGATTGGGAAGGAACTTGGCCGAGGCCAATTTGGCGTGACTCATCTGTGCACCCACAAGGCTAGCGGCGAACAGTTTGCTTGCAAGACGATTGCCAAGAGGAAGCTGGTGAACAAGGAGGATATTGAGGATGTGAGGAGAGAAGTCCAGATTATGCACCATTTGACAGGCCAACCAAATATTGTGGAGCTCAAGGGGGCTTATGAGGACAAGCATTCGGTCCATTTGGTGATGGAGCTGTGCGCCGGGGGGGAGCTCTTTGACCGGATCATTGCCAGGGGGCATTATACCGAGAGGGCTGCTGCCTCGCTGCTCAGGACCATCGTTCAGATCGTGCACACATGCCACTCTATGGGGGTCATCCATCGCGATCTCAAGCCCGAAAACTTCCTTCTCTTGAACAAGGAGGAGAATTCGCCTCTCAAGGCTACGGACTTTGGCCTGTCTGTGTTCTACAAGCAAG GAGAGCAATTCAAAGATATCGTCGGTAGTGCATATTATATTGCACCCGAAGTGTTGAAGAGAAAATATGGACCGGAAGTAGATATATGGAGTGTTGGGGTTATGTTATATATTCTTCTGTGTGGAGTTCCTCCTTTTTGGGCAG AATCGGAGCATGGAATTTTCAATGCAATCTTGCGTGGTCACGTTGATTTCACGAGCGATCCATGGCCTTCAATTTCACCCGGAGCAAAAGATCTTGTCAGGAAGATGCTGAACTCGGATCCCAAGCAGAGGCTGACAGCATTCCAAGTTCTAA ATCATCCTTGGATTAAGGAGGATGGGGAAGCTCCTGATACACCGCTTGACAATGCTGTTTTGGGCAGACTCAAACAGTTCAGAGCAATGAATAAATTCAAGAAAGTTGCTCTTCGG GTTATTGCTGGCTGCCTATCAGAGGAAGAAATCATGGGACTGAAGCAGATGTTCAAAGGGATTGATACGGACAACAGCGGAACAATAACACTAGAGGAGCTTAAACACGGGCTCGCGCAGCAAGGGACCAAGTTATCTGAGTATGAAGTCAAACAGTTGATGGAAGCC GCTGATGCCGATGGCAATGGGACCATAGACTACGATGAATTCATTACAGCGACAATGCACTTGAACAGAATGGACCGAGAAGAACATCTCTACACGGCGTTCCAATACTTCGATAAGGATAACAGCGG GTACATTACCATAGAAGAACTAGAGCAAGCTCTACGTGAATTTGGAATGAACGATGGGCGGGACATTAAGGATATCATTTCTGAAGTTGATTCAGACAAT GATGGTCGGATCAACTATGACGAGTTTGTAGCCATGATGAAGAAAGGAGACCCCGAAGCAGCGCAAAACCCCAAGAAAAGACGCGACATTTCCTTTGATCCTGCAGGGctttga